The region GCTTCGGCGATGTCGCCACGGGTCTCGATGAGCGCCTTCTTGGCAACTTCCTCGGCAACGCCGGCCTGGGATGCGACGAGGGCGACATCTTCGTCCGGGATCTCGGGAGCCGCCTCTTCAAACCGCGCCTCTCCGGTGAGCTGGTAGGTGGTGACCCCCTGCATGGTAGTCGCGACGACCTGGGCATCGTCAAAGACGTAGTTCCCCGCAGGCGTGTAGATCACGACCTTCTCCACGCCCTCGATCTCCTCCATCTCCATGCCCATCTGCTTCATCATCTGTTTCATCTTTTTTGGGTTTATCTTTCCTGGAAACATTCCGATCCTCTCCCCTGTCGTACTTTTACCGCTACACCGTAATTAAATGCCAGCATCTCCCCACCGGAGAGCAGGGCGGCGCCGGTGGCGAGGAGCACATCGTCTCCGGTCACCACCAGCACCTCGTCGCCTGTGCGGATACGCTCGTCGGCGGCGACGACATGCTTTGCCATCGCGTTCTTCCCGTCTGCAATGAACGGGGCTACATCCTCCTGCACCGTCACCCGGTATGCCGGGGGGGCAAGGACGGCGGCAAGGCGCTCCGCTCCGGCGATCCCGAGGGTCAGGCGGCCGTCCTGCGCCCTGACGGTGGCAAGCCTCTCTTTCCCGATCCGCACCTGGCGGACGCGCCCCGTCGTGGAGAACTGGAAGGTGCAGTCGTCGGGAAAGAGAGCCTCTCCCGACCCGGCGCCGAACTGGAAGTCAGCTATTATCTGGACCCGCCGAAGCGAACTGTCTTTTGAGTATTCGGTTGACACTATCAACAAACTCCTCTTCTCTGTCGTGGGGGATAAACGCCCCGGCCGCGATTCGGTGCCCGCCGCCTGCGCCGCCCACCTCTGCCGACGCCTCGACGAGCGCCTCCTGCAGGTCGACGCCGCGGGCGAGGGCCCACTCGTTCGTCCGCATCGAGACCTTGGTGACTTCCGGCTCGTCCACCATCGCGGCGAGCACCATGATCGGTTTCCTCCAGTTCAGTTTGGAGAGGGCCATGCCTGCCCCGATCCCGACGATGGTGTCTGGGAACTTGTCGCCGGTGTGGACGTACTGGAGGTGCGAAAGTTCGGTCACCCCGGTATCAAGGATGTACTGGAGCAGGTCGCGGATGACCGAGCGGTGGCGGGTGAGCATGTATTCCGCCTCGCGGTAAGCATCCCCGCGCTCCCCGCGGCAGATGCTGCCCCCGACCCTGGGTTTTGCCCACCGGCCGCAGGCGTTGAGCAGGGTGGCGTACTCGGAGGCGTTCCGGAGCGCCGTCCGTTCCGGCTCGTCGGGGAAGATATAGGTCTCGGCGAGCAGACGGTCGGTCTCCCTCCCGTGCGCGATGAGCTGCTGGGCAAGGGCGCTGACGATCTTGCGCCGATCGTCGAACGGGAGTTCCTCCCAGACGAGCCAGCCGCCCTGCGGCGACTTTAGGGTCACGTCCAGTCTTTCGAGGAACCGGAGCGCTGCGTTCGTGCTGTTCGATATCCCGTCGATGTAGGGGTCGTCGCAGTAGCCGAGGCAGATGTGGATGGGACGGGTGGACGTCCCGTAGCAGTTTAAGTCCCGCTCCCGCACGACGATGTTGCCGTACTCCACGCCGTCCTGAACCATCTCGCGTGCCGGGCCGACCAGCCCGCAGTTCTCTCGGGCCATCATATCCCCGACGTTTCCGATCACGGCGAGTTTGGCGAGGTCGATGCTTGTCGGGTCGATCGCCTTGGCGACCAGGTATGCGATGCCGGCGGCGCTCATCTTGGTAAATCCGTGGTCCAGGCAGTTCACCTGGGGGTAGGCCGTGCCGCAGGGCTGGCTGACGTGGTGGTCGAGGATCAGGACCTCGTCCGCGGAGAGACCGTGCTCGGCAAGGAGGTTCTGCTGACCTGCCCCGAGGTCGGTGAAGAGTTTCAAGGAATCGTCCTTCGGGACGTGCCGCATTGCCATCGGCTCAAGCTGGCGGACGAAGACCGAG is a window of Methanoculleus sp. 7T DNA encoding:
- a CDS encoding nascent polypeptide-associated complex protein, with the translated sequence MFPGKINPKKMKQMMKQMGMEMEEIEGVEKVVIYTPAGNYVFDDAQVVATTMQGVTTYQLTGEARFEEAAPEIPDEDVALVASQAGVAEEVAKKALIETRGDIAEAILKLAQQ
- a CDS encoding PUA domain-containing protein; this encodes MSTEYSKDSSLRRVQIIADFQFGAGSGEALFPDDCTFQFSTTGRVRQVRIGKERLATVRAQDGRLTLGIAGAERLAAVLAPPAYRVTVQEDVAPFIADGKNAMAKHVVAADERIRTGDEVLVVTGDDVLLATGAALLSGGEMLAFNYGVAVKVRQGRGSECFQER
- a CDS encoding single-stranded-DNA-specific exonuclease RecJ; this translates as MGLECDVRRAADTICAADRVTIVSHIDADGISTESILAQALSREGIPVDSVFVRQLEPMAMRHVPKDDSLKLFTDLGAGQQNLLAEHGLSADEVLILDHHVSQPCGTAYPQVNCLDHGFTKMSAAGIAYLVAKAIDPTSIDLAKLAVIGNVGDMMARENCGLVGPAREMVQDGVEYGNIVVRERDLNCYGTSTRPIHICLGYCDDPYIDGISNSTNAALRFLERLDVTLKSPQGGWLVWEELPFDDRRKIVSALAQQLIAHGRETDRLLAETYIFPDEPERTALRNASEYATLLNACGRWAKPRVGGSICRGERGDAYREAEYMLTRHRSVIRDLLQYILDTGVTELSHLQYVHTGDKFPDTIVGIGAGMALSKLNWRKPIMVLAAMVDEPEVTKVSMRTNEWALARGVDLQEALVEASAEVGGAGGGHRIAAGAFIPHDREEEFVDSVNRILKRQFASAGPDNS